In Daphnia pulex isolate KAP4 chromosome 7, ASM2113471v1, one genomic interval encodes:
- the LOC124198126 gene encoding carbonic anhydrase 2-like isoform X2 — translation MLAVFSVSRPNGILAIVVVFLGLLAPTKCFPIIGEPFVPPEFLPTTARANPAIPEAIPYTRIPYTPSTAAPKENAYSSPSTYSYTLQPESTTTALSSKSDKIQSTVATTTSTDAPELAATSAITTSSIIPSDVTISPPVNAGQVDDSAFEHFSLKPQQAKPSWTHKDSVGWHSKFPTCGGSQQSPIDIQPKSTVLTAYPKFTFHNYGNLISMELINNGHSAVYNLPPDYPMEEMPHITGGGLDDTFAFVQFHLHWGSESSKGSEHLIKSKGYPGELHLVHFNTKYGSFAEASQHSDGVAVLGIFLKVGPSDSQSFQPLVEQLGEISKDGDETVLRKPVALNDILPGRTSSFYRYSGSLTTPNCQQIVIWTIFDNPIEISEKQLDKFRSLQGDDGFNMVNNFRPTLPVNGRTVFYRSFTGCEISRSWPITSSPFSEAYKWSKCLMGFAYKSIAPSSL, via the exons ATGTTGGCTGTATTCTCGGT GTCAAGACCGAACGGGATCCTTGCCATTGTCGTCGTCTTTTTGGGACTATTGGCACCCACCAAATGTTTCCCCATTATCGGAGAGCCTTTCGTACCACCGGAATTCTTACCTACAACAGCCAGGGCGAATCCGGCCATTCCGGAAGCGATTCCGTACACCAGGATTCCTTACACTCCGTCAACAGCGgccccaaaagaaaatgcttATTCATCACCGTCGACTTATTCCTATACTTTGCAACCGGAATCGACAACAACGGCTTTATCATCAAAATCGGACAAAATCCAGTCGACAGTAGCAACTACAACAAGTACCGACGCTCCTGAATTGGCAGCCACATCCGCGATAACAACCAGTTCTATTATTCCGTCGGACGTAACAATTTCGCCACCGGTGAACGCGGGACAAGTTGACGACTCGGCGTTTGAACACTTTAGTTTGAAACCCCAAC AAGCCAAACCTTCGTGGACTCATAAAG ACTCCGTGGGTTGGCACAGCAAATTCCCAACGTGCGGTGGCAGTCAACAAAGTCCGATCGACATCCAGCCGAAATCGACCGTCCTGACAGCTTACCCGAAATTTACATTCCACAATTATGGAAACCTCATTAGCATGGAGTTGATCAACAACGGACATAGCG CCGTGTACAATTTACCGCCCGACTATCCCATGGAAGAAATGCCTCACATAACCGGCGGCGGTTTGGATGACACGTTCGCCTTCGTTCAGTTTCACCTGCACTGGGGAAGTGAATCGAGTAAAGGCAGCGAACatttaatcaaatcaaaagg TTATCCAGGGGAATTGCATTTGGTTCATTTCAACACCAAGTACGGATCGTTCGCCGAAGCCAGTCAACACTCTGACGGTGTGGCCGTCTTGGGTATTTTTCTCAAG GTGGGCCCGAGTGATAGCCAATCGTTTCAGCCTCTGGTGGAGCAACTGGGTGAAATCTCCAAGGATGGTGATGAAACGGTTTTGAGAAAACCGGTGGCGTTGAATGACATTTTACCCGGGCGGACTTCGTCGTTTTATCGGTACAGCGGCTCGTTGACTACGCCAAACTGTCAGCAAATCGTCATCTGGACCATTTTCGACAATCCGATTGAAATATCAGAAAAGCAG ttGGACAAATTCAGGTCCCTGCAAGGTGACGACGGATTCAATATGGTCAACAACTTCCGTCCGACATTGCCCGTGAACGGACGCACCGTCTTCTACCGATCGTTCACTGGCTGCGAAATCTCCCGATCCTGGCCCATCACCTCATCTCCGTTTTCAGAAGCTTACAAGTGGAGCAAGTGCTTGATGGGCTTCGCTTACAAGTCGATAGCCCCATCGTCGTTATAA
- the LOC124198126 gene encoding carbonic anhydrase 2-like isoform X1 produces the protein MLAVFSVCPSRPNGILAIVVVFLGLLAPTKCFPIIGEPFVPPEFLPTTARANPAIPEAIPYTRIPYTPSTAAPKENAYSSPSTYSYTLQPESTTTALSSKSDKIQSTVATTTSTDAPELAATSAITTSSIIPSDVTISPPVNAGQVDDSAFEHFSLKPQQAKPSWTHKDSVGWHSKFPTCGGSQQSPIDIQPKSTVLTAYPKFTFHNYGNLISMELINNGHSAVYNLPPDYPMEEMPHITGGGLDDTFAFVQFHLHWGSESSKGSEHLIKSKGYPGELHLVHFNTKYGSFAEASQHSDGVAVLGIFLKVGPSDSQSFQPLVEQLGEISKDGDETVLRKPVALNDILPGRTSSFYRYSGSLTTPNCQQIVIWTIFDNPIEISEKQLDKFRSLQGDDGFNMVNNFRPTLPVNGRTVFYRSFTGCEISRSWPITSSPFSEAYKWSKCLMGFAYKSIAPSSL, from the exons ATGTTGGCTGTATTCTCG GTGTGCCCGTCAAGACCGAACGGGATCCTTGCCATTGTCGTCGTCTTTTTGGGACTATTGGCACCCACCAAATGTTTCCCCATTATCGGAGAGCCTTTCGTACCACCGGAATTCTTACCTACAACAGCCAGGGCGAATCCGGCCATTCCGGAAGCGATTCCGTACACCAGGATTCCTTACACTCCGTCAACAGCGgccccaaaagaaaatgcttATTCATCACCGTCGACTTATTCCTATACTTTGCAACCGGAATCGACAACAACGGCTTTATCATCAAAATCGGACAAAATCCAGTCGACAGTAGCAACTACAACAAGTACCGACGCTCCTGAATTGGCAGCCACATCCGCGATAACAACCAGTTCTATTATTCCGTCGGACGTAACAATTTCGCCACCGGTGAACGCGGGACAAGTTGACGACTCGGCGTTTGAACACTTTAGTTTGAAACCCCAAC AAGCCAAACCTTCGTGGACTCATAAAG ACTCCGTGGGTTGGCACAGCAAATTCCCAACGTGCGGTGGCAGTCAACAAAGTCCGATCGACATCCAGCCGAAATCGACCGTCCTGACAGCTTACCCGAAATTTACATTCCACAATTATGGAAACCTCATTAGCATGGAGTTGATCAACAACGGACATAGCG CCGTGTACAATTTACCGCCCGACTATCCCATGGAAGAAATGCCTCACATAACCGGCGGCGGTTTGGATGACACGTTCGCCTTCGTTCAGTTTCACCTGCACTGGGGAAGTGAATCGAGTAAAGGCAGCGAACatttaatcaaatcaaaagg TTATCCAGGGGAATTGCATTTGGTTCATTTCAACACCAAGTACGGATCGTTCGCCGAAGCCAGTCAACACTCTGACGGTGTGGCCGTCTTGGGTATTTTTCTCAAG GTGGGCCCGAGTGATAGCCAATCGTTTCAGCCTCTGGTGGAGCAACTGGGTGAAATCTCCAAGGATGGTGATGAAACGGTTTTGAGAAAACCGGTGGCGTTGAATGACATTTTACCCGGGCGGACTTCGTCGTTTTATCGGTACAGCGGCTCGTTGACTACGCCAAACTGTCAGCAAATCGTCATCTGGACCATTTTCGACAATCCGATTGAAATATCAGAAAAGCAG ttGGACAAATTCAGGTCCCTGCAAGGTGACGACGGATTCAATATGGTCAACAACTTCCGTCCGACATTGCCCGTGAACGGACGCACCGTCTTCTACCGATCGTTCACTGGCTGCGAAATCTCCCGATCCTGGCCCATCACCTCATCTCCGTTTTCAGAAGCTTACAAGTGGAGCAAGTGCTTGATGGGCTTCGCTTACAAGTCGATAGCCCCATCGTCGTTATAA